From Elephas maximus indicus isolate mEleMax1 chromosome 25, mEleMax1 primary haplotype, whole genome shotgun sequence, the proteins below share one genomic window:
- the SIRPB2 gene encoding signal-regulatory protein beta-2 isoform X2, translating to MRVAEGEALLLRCTVVGSSVDDMIQWIRVRNQDQQEIYNFKHGFFPGVMPMTQRTLESLNWDYSIRIHKVTREDAGTYHCVRFDGLSQHLEETLNEGTSVLVKGAEDPEPDLWIIQPQESVSVTTGDTVILNCTVLGNGPPGPIRWFRGTGLSREAIYNFEGISHPNVTAVRASDNDFSILLGGVSIEDEGTYYCVKFQRKLNRQYLSGQGTRLTVRAKPTSLQEGEFIYGSSDWTSLTGLLSTFLPAVLGLKAVTLAALLLALAVYRRRTWQEGFKIPESAELYTSLYGSKGQG from the exons CTCCTACTGAGGTGTACAGTGGTCGGCTCTTCGGTTGATGACATGATACAATGGATCAGAGTGAGAAATCAGGACCAGCAGGAAATTTATAACTTCAAACATGGCTTCTTCCCTGGAGTGATGCCCATGACCCAGCGGACTCTAGAATCACTTAATTGGGATTATTCCATCCGAATCCACAAAGTCACCAGGGAGGATGCTGGAACCTATCACTGTGTGAGATTTGATGGCTTGAGTCAGCACTTGGAAGAGACGCTCAATGAGGGCACCTCAGTGCTTGTGAAAG GAGCTGAGGACCCAGAGCCAGACCTCTGGATCATCCAGCCTCAGGAGTCAGTGTCTGTGACCACTGGAGACACTGTCATCCTGAACTGTACAGTGCTTGGAAATGGTCCTCCAGGACCCATCAGGTGGTTCCGGGGGACTGGTCTGAGCCGGGAGGCTATTTACAACTTCGAAGGCATTTCTCACCCCAACGTGACAGCAGTCCGGGCCTCTGACAATGACTTCAGCATTCTCCTAGGAGGCGTTTCCATTGAGGATGAAGGCACCTACTATTGTGTAAAGTTTCAGAGGAAACTTAACAGACAATACCTGTCTGGACAGGGCACCAGGCTGACAGTGAGAG CAAAACCCACCTCTCTCCAAGAGGGAGAATTCATCTACGGTTCTTCAGACTGGACATCTTTGACAG GCCTCTTGTCTACATTCTTACCTGCAGTCTTGGGGCTGAAGGCAGTGACCTTGGCTGCACTCCTGCTGGCCCTGGCTGTCTACCGGAGAAGAACTTGGCAAGAAGGCTTCAAGATCCCAGAATCAGCAGAGCTGTACACATCTCTGTATGGGAGTAAGGGTCAGGGATGA